One genomic region from Vibrio sp. SCSIO 43137 encodes:
- a CDS encoding HD domain-containing phosphohydrolase, whose product MTVIAITGSEYSESDMLNYLDSGTNIQQRVTTIRQDLVRYYPAIHRVAIALYDAERDVLKTYACDEDITSGLKNYEAVLGECESLRYLASSGRKRVVNDLVAMGENDKQHTALVRNAGYQSSLTMPLIMEGRLLGFLFANSREKHAFTDVVSKHMQMLSMFLTLLLNQDINRINILKSTIESMKIINQIKDPETAAHLNRMANYSLIIAREVADIFNLSDLKIGYIYLYAPLHDVGKLMVPDSVLFKEDKLTDAEFEVMKKHSADGEDLTRQILDVYKLSDVPFPDMLTAIVRSHHEKIDGSGYPDGLVGDDIPVEARIVAVADIFDALTSNRSYKQAWSIDDAFAELKRMSGTKLDAYCVEALLHNREKVIATMQSFVDTPLKHGA is encoded by the coding sequence GTGACAGTTATAGCAATAACAGGGTCAGAGTACTCAGAATCGGACATGCTAAATTATCTGGATTCCGGTACTAACATACAGCAGCGCGTGACCACAATTCGTCAGGATCTTGTCCGCTATTACCCGGCTATCCACAGAGTGGCGATTGCTCTCTACGATGCGGAAAGAGATGTGCTGAAAACCTATGCCTGCGATGAAGATATTACTTCCGGCCTGAAAAACTACGAGGCTGTGCTGGGTGAGTGTGAATCATTGCGTTATCTGGCCAGCAGTGGCAGAAAGCGGGTAGTTAATGATCTTGTTGCTATGGGTGAAAACGATAAGCAACACACCGCACTGGTACGTAATGCCGGTTATCAGTCCAGCCTGACGATGCCGCTGATTATGGAAGGGCGGCTACTTGGTTTCCTCTTTGCCAACTCCAGAGAAAAACACGCCTTTACGGATGTTGTTTCCAAGCATATGCAGATGCTTTCTATGTTCCTTACTCTGCTGCTGAATCAGGACATTAATAGAATCAACATTCTGAAGTCCACCATCGAATCGATGAAAATCATTAATCAGATTAAGGATCCGGAAACCGCCGCTCATCTTAACCGGATGGCGAATTACTCCCTTATTATTGCCAGAGAAGTGGCCGATATTTTTAATCTGTCTGATCTCAAGATCGGTTATATCTATCTCTATGCCCCTCTGCACGATGTGGGAAAACTCATGGTTCCTGATAGTGTGCTGTTTAAAGAAGATAAGCTGACTGACGCTGAGTTCGAAGTGATGAAAAAGCACAGTGCTGACGGTGAAGATCTGACCCGGCAGATACTGGATGTGTACAAGCTGAGTGATGTCCCTTTTCCTGATATGTTGACAGCTATTGTCCGCTCCCATCATGAAAAAATCGATGGCTCAGGCTATCCGGACGGCCTGGTTGGTGATGACATTCCGGTCGAAGCGCGGATTGTTGCGGTTGCTGATATTTTTGATGCCCTGACCAGCAACCGTTCATATAAGCAGGCATGGAGTATTGATGATGCTTTTGCCGAGCTGAAACGCATGTCCGGCACCAAGCTGGATGCTTATTGTGTAGAAGCACTTTTGCACAACCGTGAAAAAGTCATCGCTACTATGCAGAGCTTTGTCGATACACCGCTAAAGCATGGCGCTTAA
- a CDS encoding sodium-dependent bicarbonate transport family permease codes for MVIDAVVAFFVLGVASQLLGAKIPFPDSLYKTLSMFLMIAIGLKGGLALQEHIDPDLITMSITVVAFGLILPLIAYPLLRYFGQLDKVNSGAIAAHYGSVSVATYAVAVALLEANHISYEAYFPLFVVLLEMPAILVGLILAKGSLKLINIHFIKKELVANPSILLMLGSLVIGYLGELSVQKLSPYFIELFSGVLALFLLKMGLVAGQQLSALKENSLFLLSFAVLMPMVGGIAGTALGYLLGFSAGGIALMAVLGASASYIAVPAAMKESLPEANSGMSITAALGITFPFNVLLNVPFFIAVGQHVSRY; via the coding sequence ATGGTTATTGATGCAGTTGTCGCATTTTTTGTTCTGGGTGTAGCTAGTCAGTTGTTGGGCGCTAAAATCCCTTTTCCTGATAGCCTCTATAAAACACTTAGTATGTTTTTGATGATTGCAATTGGCCTTAAAGGGGGGCTGGCGCTTCAGGAACATATTGATCCTGACCTTATCACTATGTCCATTACGGTGGTTGCCTTCGGCTTAATACTGCCGCTGATAGCGTATCCGTTATTAAGGTATTTTGGCCAACTGGACAAAGTTAATTCTGGTGCCATTGCAGCGCATTACGGCTCAGTCAGCGTGGCGACCTATGCAGTTGCAGTTGCGTTGCTTGAAGCTAACCATATCAGCTACGAAGCTTATTTCCCTCTGTTTGTGGTTTTGTTGGAAATGCCGGCAATTCTGGTTGGCCTGATACTGGCAAAAGGAAGCCTGAAGCTCATCAATATCCATTTTATTAAAAAGGAGCTGGTGGCTAACCCGAGTATTCTTCTTATGCTGGGTAGTTTAGTTATCGGTTATCTGGGAGAGCTGAGTGTACAGAAATTGTCTCCCTATTTTATAGAACTGTTTTCCGGGGTGCTTGCATTGTTCTTGTTAAAGATGGGGCTGGTTGCGGGTCAGCAATTGTCGGCACTGAAGGAGAATAGTCTGTTTCTGTTAAGTTTTGCTGTTCTGATGCCAATGGTCGGAGGGATAGCAGGGACTGCCCTTGGCTATTTACTTGGTTTTAGTGCCGGAGGCATAGCATTGATGGCTGTTTTGGGCGCGAGTGCTTCATATATTGCCGTGCCGGCAGCGATGAAAGAGAGCCTGCCTGAGGCAAACTCAGGTATGTCGATCACGGCAGCTCTGGGGATTACATTTCCTTTTAATGTTTTGCTTAATGTGCCGTTCTTTATTGCTGTAGGCCAGCATGTAAGCCGCTATTAA
- a CDS encoding LysR family transcriptional regulator — MLNHINLADIRSFVLIAQLGNFTKAAEALDVSRSHVSRQISALETQMGVTLLTRTTRTLKLTPAGKRFYQQCEKALHSIDQALMAAVDDTEQVRGLIRINCVGGYIGEAIIARYVSDFMARYPDVQVNLDFSSHRIDLIQDEFDIAFRMGELEDASFVARKLMEIETVTLASPAYIEQYGSPQHPRELTSHRCLTGSVRRWSYQSVTDANEHYDAHVEGRFICKNGSALLTGAMSGNGIIRVPLMYCRDSVERGDLVRILPQWQIPKVLFSAIFHKDKYQPKRLRTFIDYINQRFQQDSH; from the coding sequence ATGCTCAATCACATTAATCTAGCTGATATCCGCTCGTTTGTACTTATTGCCCAGTTGGGGAACTTCACTAAGGCCGCCGAAGCTTTGGATGTTTCACGCTCTCATGTATCAAGGCAGATTAGCGCACTGGAAACTCAGATGGGTGTCACCCTGCTGACGCGAACTACCCGCACACTAAAGCTCACCCCTGCAGGTAAGCGCTTTTATCAGCAGTGTGAAAAAGCTCTGCACAGCATAGATCAGGCTCTTATGGCAGCGGTAGACGATACAGAACAAGTACGCGGTCTTATCCGTATTAACTGTGTCGGCGGCTATATCGGTGAGGCGATAATTGCCCGCTACGTCAGTGATTTTATGGCCAGGTACCCTGACGTTCAGGTTAATCTCGATTTCAGCAGTCACAGGATTGACCTGATTCAGGATGAATTTGATATCGCCTTTCGTATGGGGGAGCTGGAAGACGCCAGCTTCGTCGCCAGAAAACTGATGGAGATTGAAACCGTCACTTTGGCCAGCCCTGCTTACATTGAGCAATATGGCAGCCCACAACACCCAAGGGAGCTAACTTCTCATCGCTGTTTAACCGGTTCTGTCCGGCGTTGGAGCTATCAGTCCGTCACCGACGCAAATGAGCATTATGATGCCCATGTTGAGGGCAGATTTATCTGCAAAAACGGTAGTGCACTGCTGACAGGAGCCATGTCCGGCAACGGCATTATCCGTGTGCCATTAATGTATTGTCGAGATTCGGTTGAGAGAGGAGATTTAGTGAGAATATTGCCACAATGGCAGATCCCTAAAGTGCTCTTTTCTGCCATTTTTCATAAAGATAAGTATCAACCTAAACGGCTGCGAACCTTTATCGATTATATTAATCAGCGTTTTCAGCAGGATAGCCATTAA
- a CDS encoding fimbrial protein yields the protein MLSSGAYAADGTITFTGNVYKPTCSVVTDSQSLSVTLPPVSSSAMAGSGTVFGYMPFEIQLADCNLAQNTVQKVGLMFAGTVDSSASDVLVNEATGASIATGVGVAIYTGDGATQLVINGTENDNQDLGELDASSTAISGGTLNLPLVAKYYNYGGAASPAGSVSSSVAFSVTYQ from the coding sequence ATGTTATCAAGCGGAGCATACGCGGCAGATGGCACTATCACTTTTACCGGTAATGTATATAAGCCTACATGTAGTGTGGTTACTGATTCACAAAGCCTTAGTGTTACGCTACCGCCGGTGAGTTCCAGTGCAATGGCCGGCTCCGGAACTGTGTTTGGTTATATGCCGTTTGAAATCCAATTGGCGGACTGTAACCTGGCTCAGAACACAGTGCAAAAAGTAGGCCTAATGTTCGCGGGCACCGTTGACAGCAGCGCCTCTGATGTATTGGTTAATGAAGCTACCGGCGCGTCAATCGCAACAGGTGTCGGTGTTGCTATATATACCGGTGACGGCGCTACCCAACTGGTGATTAACGGTACTGAAAATGATAATCAGGACTTAGGCGAGCTGGATGCCAGTTCAACGGCTATCTCAGGCGGCACTCTTAATCTGCCACTGGTTGCCAAATACTACAACTATGGCGGGGCAGCTTCACCTGCGGGTAGTGTCAGCTCAAGCGTAGCATTTAGTGTGACTTACCAGTAA
- a CDS encoding helix-turn-helix domain-containing protein — protein sequence MIDDRLEKMQAMAKRFGANGSVNQLTVRQIDMLVLNAKLEVMDAARIKSLREKEHISQAVLAGILNMSCESVQKWEQGKTKPRGSALRLLNIIEQKGIAAVI from the coding sequence ATGATTGATGACCGTTTAGAGAAAATGCAGGCAATGGCCAAGCGCTTCGGAGCTAATGGCTCCGTTAATCAGTTAACTGTGCGCCAGATAGATATGCTGGTATTAAATGCAAAATTAGAAGTCATGGACGCTGCGCGTATTAAATCTCTTCGTGAAAAAGAGCATATCAGTCAGGCCGTATTGGCAGGAATACTTAATATGAGCTGTGAAAGCGTGCAAAAATGGGAGCAAGGAAAAACTAAGCCCAGAGGCTCAGCATTACGCTTGCTCAATATCATCGAGCAGAAAGGTATTGCTGCGGTTATTTAG
- a CDS encoding fimbrial biogenesis chaperone: protein MIRISKPFKNSARLIVLSILLNAVSFSGYAGVRPESTREVVELKSKEHQVDVVNGSSSPYMVQVWLETLQGEKKAIPAVVTPPIFRINGNSKGGVKVLPIVDSLPKDRESVYLLVFQEIPQKTENNKNSLRIAVRTKIKLIIRPQGLNKLDISEQFKKVTWRLVEHGGELLLKASNPTPFNFAITDFQYHNNGRLTSLSDSFVNITAYSDYQLVVSRDKLQDSTLIFNYAYINDFGGTSEVITKTITLEEINSE from the coding sequence GTGATTCGAATTAGTAAGCCATTTAAAAACAGTGCAAGACTTATTGTTCTATCTATATTGTTAAACGCGGTGAGTTTTTCCGGCTATGCCGGCGTGCGCCCTGAAAGTACCCGCGAAGTTGTTGAGTTAAAGTCAAAGGAGCACCAGGTCGACGTTGTTAATGGCTCTTCATCTCCTTATATGGTTCAGGTATGGCTGGAAACCTTGCAGGGGGAGAAAAAAGCTATCCCTGCGGTGGTTACCCCTCCTATCTTCCGGATTAACGGTAACTCAAAAGGGGGAGTCAAAGTTTTACCTATTGTTGATTCGCTTCCTAAAGACAGAGAAAGCGTTTATCTGCTGGTGTTTCAGGAGATCCCACAGAAAACCGAGAACAATAAAAATTCCCTGCGTATAGCGGTCAGAACAAAAATTAAACTTATTATTCGTCCTCAGGGGTTAAACAAACTCGATATAAGTGAACAGTTTAAAAAAGTCACTTGGCGGTTAGTTGAGCATGGTGGAGAGCTGCTGCTAAAAGCCAGTAACCCGACACCGTTTAATTTTGCTATTACCGATTTTCAGTATCATAACAACGGCAGGCTCACCAGCCTGAGTGACTCCTTTGTCAATATTACCGCTTACTCTGATTATCAGTTAGTGGTCAGCCGTGACAAGTTACAAGATTCGACGCTGATATTTAACTACGCCTATATCAATGATTTCGGCGGAACCAGTGAGGTGATTACTAAGACCATTACTCTGGAGGAAATAAACAGTGAATAA
- a CDS encoding helix-turn-helix domain-containing protein: MNDFFHKQLSSWLDKRGISRKELIALLQSQYHDEFGGLDSVTLSRWIKGHSTPSTCKQLYIAKSLDVNIADLITSVEFNNTKIPVKHSAVISDLIKILDKTTSYLSYDVITGEADIEIKTLNHSEYIEKFANFDKNASALKSYYKELYTLGNNISFSCILIKNEHKNIIGHLSGIIDIRRMASFKSLSCIPREDFDKSCIIHLGKYTSSKHYFDLIYQVICLHLLKYSARFDKAYFFIPDFSAMILFCKIVLKAEVIKYFPPGEKSEIGVYLVAFDILRVIASPVIIHEVKSRLECVKNCDPKCTKCNLRCFL; this comes from the coding sequence ATGAATGATTTCTTTCATAAGCAACTTTCCAGCTGGCTGGATAAAAGGGGAATAAGCAGAAAAGAACTGATCGCTTTATTACAAAGCCAATACCATGATGAGTTCGGAGGGCTAGATTCTGTCACTCTATCCCGCTGGATTAAAGGCCACAGTACCCCTAGCACTTGTAAACAGCTTTATATTGCCAAAAGCCTTGATGTTAATATAGCCGACCTAATTACCAGTGTAGAATTTAACAATACAAAGATCCCGGTAAAACATAGTGCAGTCATATCGGATTTAATTAAAATACTCGATAAAACAACATCTTATCTATCTTATGACGTAATAACAGGTGAGGCAGACATTGAGATAAAAACACTAAACCACAGTGAATACATCGAAAAATTTGCCAACTTTGACAAAAATGCATCAGCACTTAAAAGCTATTACAAAGAACTATACACACTAGGAAATAATATTAGCTTTTCATGTATCCTGATAAAAAATGAACATAAAAATATAATAGGGCACCTGTCAGGCATTATAGACATCCGGCGTATGGCCTCATTCAAGTCGCTAAGCTGCATTCCCAGAGAAGACTTTGATAAAAGCTGTATTATACATCTGGGCAAATACACCAGTTCAAAGCACTACTTTGACTTAATCTATCAGGTAATTTGTCTGCATTTATTAAAGTACTCTGCCCGATTTGATAAGGCGTACTTTTTTATCCCTGATTTTTCTGCAATGATACTTTTCTGCAAAATAGTCCTTAAAGCAGAAGTAATAAAGTACTTTCCTCCTGGAGAAAAATCAGAAATAGGCGTTTATCTGGTTGCTTTCGATATATTAAGGGTTATTGCTTCTCCGGTAATCATTCATGAAGTGAAATCAAGATTGGAGTGCGTTAAAAATTGTGATCCTAAATGTACAAAGTGCAATTTACGCTGTTTTTTATAA
- a CDS encoding RidA family protein has product MVKRVNYEGLPQISGPYVHATKHNQTLYISGLTAYGTEAQSEDLITQSSEILSQISQILNHEKRSKNDLVKLTIFVKDIGLLADIRDQLFEFYDGNLPACSLVEISKLIHPDLHIEIEAVVAL; this is encoded by the coding sequence ATGGTAAAAAGAGTTAACTATGAGGGGCTGCCTCAAATATCAGGGCCTTATGTCCATGCAACAAAACATAATCAAACGCTATATATATCAGGTTTAACTGCCTATGGAACTGAGGCTCAGTCAGAAGATTTGATTACTCAGAGCAGTGAGATTCTTAGTCAGATATCTCAGATACTTAACCATGAGAAACGCAGCAAAAATGATTTAGTAAAACTGACGATATTTGTAAAAGATATTGGTTTGCTGGCAGATATTCGTGACCAGTTGTTTGAGTTTTATGATGGCAACTTGCCAGCTTGTTCCCTTGTTGAAATATCGAAGTTGATTCACCCTGATTTACATATTGAAATCGAAGCGGTAGTAGCTTTATAA
- a CDS encoding LysR family transcriptional regulator, protein MPSRLHAHIGTFRQLEILLAVYQGGSIKSAAEALFLTQPTVSMQLKKLAEAIGLPLYQQVGRKLQFTDAGLATVTTAKKILLSCEELDMQLSSLRGLESGTLKLAVTTTAKYFTPHLLGPFRERYPGIDIQLTIANRQQVIERFENGADDFYVFSHLPEELDLEVIEFMSNDLVAIAEANHPFTTKSKVSLQEFCQEDFLIREAGSGTRYATEAFFNKQQYKPNIKMTIASNEAIIHSVLSRLGVSILSAHTLAFGNIYDVKVINVESLPIKTKWSFTWTRNQSLSPVAKVFLNYVETEGREMMQKAIQI, encoded by the coding sequence ATGCCATCCAGACTACATGCACATATAGGGACTTTCCGCCAACTGGAGATTTTACTCGCGGTTTATCAGGGGGGTAGCATCAAGTCAGCAGCAGAAGCTCTATTCCTGACTCAGCCAACAGTGTCAATGCAGTTAAAAAAGCTGGCGGAAGCTATCGGTTTACCCCTTTATCAACAGGTAGGCAGAAAACTACAGTTTACCGATGCAGGTCTGGCAACAGTCACCACCGCTAAGAAAATACTGCTAAGCTGTGAAGAGTTAGATATGCAGCTCTCCAGCCTTAGAGGACTGGAATCCGGTACTTTAAAGCTTGCCGTCACCACCACAGCAAAGTACTTTACCCCTCACTTACTGGGGCCGTTTCGTGAACGTTATCCGGGAATAGATATTCAGCTAACAATAGCCAACCGGCAACAGGTTATCGAACGGTTTGAAAACGGAGCTGATGACTTTTATGTATTTAGCCATTTACCCGAAGAACTGGATCTCGAAGTCATAGAGTTTATGTCAAATGATCTGGTCGCTATTGCAGAAGCTAACCACCCATTTACAACCAAAAGCAAGGTTTCACTACAGGAGTTTTGTCAGGAAGATTTTCTTATTCGGGAGGCTGGCTCCGGCACCAGATATGCCACTGAAGCATTTTTTAACAAACAGCAATATAAACCAAATATAAAAATGACTATAGCCAGCAACGAAGCCATTATTCACTCCGTGTTATCTCGGCTGGGAGTATCCATTCTCTCTGCACATACTCTCGCCTTCGGAAACATTTACGATGTTAAGGTGATTAACGTTGAATCCCTGCCGATTAAAACCAAATGGTCCTTTACCTGGACAAGGAATCAGTCTCTGTCTCCGGTAGCAAAAGTTTTTCTCAATTATGTAGAGACAGAAGGCAGGGAAATGATGCAAAAAGCGATTCAGATTTAG
- a CDS encoding fimbria/pilus outer membrane usher protein yields MAMIKVKAKVIPGLLAMLISPAMTNAADTTAGEEFDIAFLHLPEGYDRSQFNMDWFDYGITEGNHSVAVELYPNAPIQMDILFVKRGGQILPCFTPGQLVELGINPEKLSGEVTTSSCRVASDYFEGSDTEYQSNFSTLVLKVPNIYHKNAGGLSSFDDVVWQEGINHTKLNYNGFAGLNSDGDVSGYLSLNSFSKFGRIRARVNTSVSYSDEATNLNWGNAYLYTDLYESKLRLSAGQIRTKTNSSVNSGLAITGIGIEKPSDMLSRKERQYSPVIKGYASTQATVSVLQQGKLLYQAKVAPGEFEITSLDAPGTSADLLLRIEESDGKTIERTIAFSRLPNLLRPGGNDYSLSFGNYSSDYGDEVVMSGYYTRGFDLFTLGTFATVTADSDYVSAGYNGYYNLGMAGAVGIESAVSNAKFDEGDQLGYKLGVEYAKRFSATGSDVRLAALRYHSKNFYNLSDYLSERYDARSELYAPKNEFTLSLSQPIGEISSYLSYNIKSYHQQDKGTSRSLYASLGFDVAGIPVRVYGRQEKRSNPAKDDLSFGVSLSVPLGYSSGRLGFNSDFDKKGATNHNVSYSGNKDDTQYSASLNYGPKNDVLTANTNVSWQSAKGRYSFGLSGSEERYNSSLSVSGGVLFTGENVLMTQSLGETSLLVDLGKGAENVQLGYGSSNRTNSDGLGVVPHVIAYDENQIRLNSEDNPMVELKGQVKPVYPSRGSLVKLSPKAFIGNRGLYQLSASGQLFGYPVFNGDNEVVSYVGEDNIVYLSGVPLGEKLVYYTGRSAEDIECRFEVNSNHEFDVNDLAKIKKVSCDSN; encoded by the coding sequence ATGGCGATGATTAAGGTAAAAGCAAAGGTTATTCCGGGTTTGTTGGCGATGCTGATAAGCCCGGCAATGACCAACGCGGCTGACACAACCGCCGGGGAGGAGTTCGATATTGCGTTCCTCCATTTACCGGAAGGGTATGACCGCTCGCAATTTAATATGGACTGGTTTGACTACGGTATTACCGAAGGCAACCACTCTGTAGCGGTGGAGCTATACCCTAACGCGCCGATTCAAATGGATATCTTGTTTGTAAAACGGGGTGGTCAGATCCTGCCCTGCTTTACTCCCGGACAGCTTGTTGAATTAGGTATTAACCCTGAAAAGCTGTCAGGGGAAGTGACCACGTCATCATGTCGTGTCGCGAGTGATTATTTTGAAGGATCGGATACTGAGTATCAGTCTAACTTTTCAACATTGGTTCTCAAGGTTCCCAATATTTACCACAAAAATGCCGGGGGGCTTTCTTCTTTCGACGATGTGGTATGGCAAGAGGGCATTAATCACACCAAACTCAATTACAATGGCTTTGCCGGGCTGAACTCAGACGGTGATGTTTCAGGTTATCTGTCGCTTAACAGTTTCAGTAAGTTCGGCCGGATCAGGGCAAGAGTCAATACCTCAGTTTCTTATTCAGATGAAGCAACCAACCTCAACTGGGGTAATGCTTATCTGTACACGGATCTGTATGAATCTAAGCTGCGCCTTAGCGCCGGCCAGATCCGTACAAAAACCAACAGCTCAGTAAATAGCGGGTTGGCAATAACGGGCATAGGCATTGAAAAGCCATCGGATATGCTTAGCCGCAAAGAGCGGCAATATTCACCTGTGATTAAAGGGTATGCCTCTACACAGGCAACGGTGTCTGTTCTTCAGCAAGGCAAGTTGCTTTATCAAGCTAAAGTTGCTCCCGGTGAGTTTGAGATCACCTCATTGGATGCGCCCGGTACAAGTGCCGATCTGCTGCTGCGCATAGAAGAGTCTGACGGAAAAACCATAGAGCGAACTATCGCCTTTTCACGACTGCCTAACCTGTTAAGGCCGGGCGGTAATGACTATTCACTCTCGTTTGGTAACTACAGCTCTGACTATGGTGACGAGGTAGTGATGTCCGGCTACTACACCAGAGGGTTTGATCTGTTTACCCTTGGCACTTTTGCCACCGTAACCGCAGACTCTGACTATGTTTCCGCCGGTTACAACGGTTATTACAATTTAGGTATGGCTGGCGCAGTCGGTATTGAATCGGCGGTTTCCAACGCTAAGTTTGATGAGGGCGATCAGCTTGGGTACAAGCTTGGTGTCGAGTACGCAAAACGCTTTTCCGCTACCGGTTCGGATGTTCGCTTAGCGGCGTTACGTTATCACTCAAAGAATTTCTATAACCTAAGTGACTATCTGTCCGAACGCTACGATGCGCGAAGTGAACTCTATGCGCCTAAAAACGAGTTTACCCTTAGCCTGTCACAACCTATCGGCGAGATCAGTAGTTATCTTTCTTACAATATTAAGAGTTACCATCAGCAAGATAAGGGAACAAGTCGTTCATTATATGCTTCTCTTGGTTTTGATGTTGCGGGCATTCCGGTAAGAGTCTATGGCCGTCAGGAAAAAAGGAGCAACCCCGCCAAAGATGACCTGTCATTTGGTGTCTCCCTTTCTGTGCCTCTCGGTTACTCGTCTGGCAGATTAGGGTTTAACTCTGATTTTGACAAAAAAGGCGCCACTAATCACAACGTCTCTTATAGCGGCAACAAAGATGATACCCAATATAGCGCCTCATTAAATTACGGGCCGAAAAACGATGTGCTGACGGCGAACACCAATGTGAGCTGGCAGTCAGCGAAAGGGCGCTACTCATTTGGCCTGTCGGGCAGTGAAGAGAGATACAACTCCAGCCTGTCGGTCAGTGGTGGGGTTCTGTTTACCGGGGAGAACGTGCTGATGACTCAGAGCCTTGGCGAGACCAGTTTGTTAGTGGACCTCGGCAAGGGAGCGGAGAATGTGCAGCTCGGTTACGGGAGCTCTAACCGTACCAACAGTGATGGCCTCGGAGTGGTTCCCCATGTTATCGCTTACGATGAAAACCAGATTCGCCTTAATAGCGAAGATAACCCAATGGTTGAGCTCAAAGGTCAGGTTAAGCCTGTGTATCCGTCCCGGGGCAGCCTGGTGAAGCTGTCACCAAAAGCTTTTATCGGCAACCGGGGGCTTTACCAGCTATCGGCTTCAGGACAGCTGTTTGGGTATCCGGTGTTTAACGGAGATAACGAAGTTGTCTCTTATGTCGGTGAAGACAATATTGTCTATTTGTCGGGGGTTCCGCTGGGAGAAAAGCTGGTCTATTACACCGGGCGTTCCGCTGAAGATATTGAGTGCCGTTTTGAAGTGAACTCAAACCATGAGTTTGATGTTAATGATTTAGCGAAAATAAAGAAGGTTTCCTGTGATTCGAATTAG
- the ulaG gene encoding L-ascorbate 6-phosphate lactonase has product MSKVNEITRESWILNTFPEWGTWLNEEIEKTVVEPNTFSMWWLGCTGVWLKTEGNTNISMDFWCGTGKKTQSNPYMKNQHQMMRMGGVRELQPNLRTAIFPMDPFAIKEIDAVLASHDHADHIDVNVAAAVLQNCGDHVKFIGPKACVDLWTGWGVPEDRCIVAKVGDEIQVGDALIKVLDSFDRTALVTLPEGTSSYDKGILDGMDDRAVNYLIETTGGSLYHSGDSHYSNYYAKHGNDHKIDVALLSFGENPRGVTDKMGASDILRAGEALDCEVVMPFHHDIWANFQNDPREIEVLWNMKKDRLQYKFAPFFWQVGGKYTYPTDKGRMHYQHFRGFQDIYTDEPELPYKAFL; this is encoded by the coding sequence ATGAGCAAAGTAAACGAAATCACTCGTGAATCATGGATTTTAAACACATTCCCTGAGTGGGGAACCTGGTTAAATGAAGAGATTGAAAAAACAGTGGTAGAGCCAAACACATTCTCTATGTGGTGGCTGGGCTGTACGGGTGTATGGTTGAAAACAGAAGGCAACACAAACATCTCAATGGACTTCTGGTGTGGCACGGGTAAGAAAACTCAAAGCAACCCTTATATGAAAAACCAGCATCAGATGATGCGTATGGGTGGCGTGCGTGAACTGCAGCCAAACCTGCGTACTGCCATTTTCCCGATGGACCCGTTTGCCATCAAGGAAATCGATGCTGTTCTGGCTTCTCATGATCACGCTGACCATATCGACGTTAACGTAGCGGCAGCTGTACTACAGAACTGTGGTGACCACGTTAAGTTTATCGGCCCGAAAGCGTGTGTCGATCTATGGACTGGCTGGGGTGTGCCGGAAGATCGCTGCATCGTGGCGAAAGTTGGTGACGAAATTCAGGTGGGTGACGCACTAATCAAGGTACTGGACTCGTTTGACCGTACTGCACTGGTAACTCTGCCTGAGGGTACATCTTCTTACGATAAAGGCATTCTGGACGGAATGGACGATCGTGCGGTGAACTACTTAATCGAAACAACGGGCGGTTCACTGTATCACTCAGGTGACTCTCACTACTCAAACTACTATGCCAAGCACGGTAACGACCATAAAATCGATGTTGCCCTGCTTTCATTCGGTGAGAACCCACGCGGCGTAACGGACAAGATGGGGGCTTCTGATATTCTACGTGCCGGTGAAGCATTAGATTGTGAAGTTGTAATGCCTTTCCACCACGATATCTGGGCTAACTTCCAGAACGACCCACGTGAAATCGAAGTACTGTGGAATATGAAGAAAGACAGACTGCAATACAAGTTTGCTCCTTTCTTCTGGCAGGTTGGCGGTAAGTACACCTACCCGACTGACAAAGGCCGTATGCACTACCAGCACTTCCGTGGCTTCCAGGATATCTATACCGACGAGCCGGAACTGCCATACAAAGCGTTCCTGTAA